The following are encoded in a window of Chiloscyllium plagiosum isolate BGI_BamShark_2017 chromosome 11, ASM401019v2, whole genome shotgun sequence genomic DNA:
- the pik3r3b gene encoding phosphoinositide-3-kinase, regulatory subunit 3b (gamma): MMNYEKLKSRLGEIHDSKIRLEQDLKKQASDNREIDKKMNSIKPDLIQLRKIRDQYLVWLNHKGVRQKRINDWLGIKNENADDTYFITEEDENLPHYDEKTWFVGAINRTQAEDLLRGKSDGAFLIRESSKKGCYACSVVADGEVKHCVIYSTPRGYGFAEPYNLYSTLKDLVLHYQQTSLVQHNDSLNVRLAFPVYSQLPSLRR; encoded by the exons ATGATGAACTATGAAAAACTGAAGTCTCGTCTTGGAGAGATCCATGACAGCAAGATACGCCTGGAACAGGATCTGAAGAAACAAGCGTCAGATAACCGGGAAATTGACAAGAAAATGAACAGCATTAAGCCTGACCTAATTCAACTACGTAAAATCAGGGATCAGTACTTGGT ATGGCTCAATCACAAAGGAGTGCGTCAAAAGCGAATAAATGATTGGCTTGGAATCAAAAATGAAAATGCAGATGA CACATATTTTATCACTGAAGAAGAtgaaaaccttcctcactatgATGAAAAGACCTGGTTTGTAGGAGCTATTAATCGAACACAAGCTGAAGATTTACTGCGAGGAAAGTCAGATGGTGCCTTCCTTATCAGGGAAAGTAGTAAAAAGGGCTGCTATGCCTGTTCTGTGGT CGCTGATGGAGAAGTGAAGCACTGCGTCATTTACAGCACACCAAGGGGTTATGGATTTGCCGAACCATACAACTTGTACAGCACTCTTAAAGACCTGGTGCTGCATTACCAACAAACTTCACTGGTCCAGCACAATGACTCTCTGAATGTGAGACTGGCTTTCCCCGTCTACAGCCAGCTGCCCTCTCTGCGCAGATGA